CAAATCGCTTAGAAATCACAGATATTCTATTAATTGCTTTACAAATCACAGATATTTTTAACGGCGACGCGGCTGGATAAAGTTCTACAGGCTGTCCAAGAAGAAGGAGCAGACCTAGTGATTATCAACACTGCCCCACACTCAGAAAGCGCGGCTCTTGCAGCAATCAGAGCTACTGATTTAATCTTGATTTCCAGCCGAACCAATATTCTAGATTTAAGAGCGATCGCCGACACAATTGAATTGGTGAATTTAGCGAAAAAAAAGCAACCATAATTCTAAATTGTGTCCCGACCAGAGGGTCGCTGGGCGATGAGTCCGCTGAAGCTATTCAAAGTTATGGGGTTACGCTCTAGTGATCACTAATAAGTAGGCTTTTATAGTTTTGGATAAGTTAATTTATTTTGACTGACTTTTGCGTGATTAATTACGGTATTCTATTAAAATTGTCCTTTTTCAGAAATTTTATTAATTCTGCTGTATATCCTCCATGTACTTGCTCCTTTATAAGAAATTAAATGAAATTTTATTATTCACTCACACCAGCGTTAATTGGTGTATCAATCGCTTTTGTGCAACCCCAAAATGCTTTTGCACTCTCCTCAGCTGAAGTTGCTAAAGTTGCCAAAGCTATTACTGTAGAAATTTCTAATCCTAATGGCTCAGGCACTGGAGTCATTATTAAGCGAGAAGGTAATAATTACACCATTCTCACTGCCAAGCACGTTGTCGAAGCTCAAGCTAAATACGAAATTGTGACTCCAGACGGAGCGCGTTATTCTCTTAATTACAGCACTGTCAAAAAGCTGCCACAAGTAGACCTAGCTGTTGTGCAATTTGCCAGCAATCAAAATTATCCTGTTGCCAAAATCGGCAACTCCGATTCATCAACAGAAGGAACAACCGCTTATGTAGCTGGTTTTCCACAAATCAGTGCTGCGATTTCTAGTTCAATTTATAACTTCACTAATGGGCAGATTACTGCTAATGCCTCAAAACCTCTGCGTGATGGCTATGCATTGGTCTATAGCAACGATACATTAGCAGGGATGAGCGGCGGCCCGGTATTGAACGACCAAGGGGAACTTATAGGAATTCATGGTAGAAGCGACACAACTGAAAACTTTAAAATCTCTGATAAAAATCCCAACGTGATTATCAAAACTGGTTTTAATTTGGGCATTCCGATTAACACCTTTTTGAGACTCTCAGCTAAAACTGGGGCAGATGTGGGCGTTAGTGCGCCTAACACACGAACAGCCACAGCACCGAAAGCTGATGACTTCTATATTCAGGCTGGAGATAAGTACAAAAAAGGAGACTTGCAAGGAGCACTCGCCGATTTAAACCAAGCCATTAAGATTAATCCCAACTTTGCCAATGCCTACAACAACCGGGGAGTTGTCCGCGATGAGTTGGGAGACAAACAAGGGGCAATCACCGATTTAAACCAAGCCATTAAGATTAATCCCAACTTTGCCAATGCCTACAACAACCGGGGAAATACCCACGCCCTATTGGGAGATAAGCAAAGGGCGATCGCCGATTACAACCAAGCCATCAAGATTAATCCCAACTTAGCCGATGCCTATAACAACCGGGGACTTGCCCGCGCCCAGTTGGGAGACAAACAAGGGGCAATCGAAGATTACAACCAAGCCATTAAGATTAATCCCAACTTAGCCCTAGCCTACAACAACCGGGGGGCTATCCGCTTTGAGTTGGGAGACAAGCAAGCAGCAATCACCGATTACAACCAAGCCATCAAGATTAATCCCAACTTTGCCTATGCCTACAAAAACCGGGGAACTGCCCGCGATGAGTTGGGAGACAAACAAGGGGCAATCGAAGATTTCAACCAAGCCATTAAGATTAATCCCAACTATGCCAATGCCTACTTCAACCGGGGATTTCTCCGCGCTAACTTGGGAGACAAACAAGGGGCGATCGCAGACTATCAAAAAGCTGCTAACCTCTTTC
This portion of the Nostoc sp. UHCC 0302 genome encodes:
- a CDS encoding tetratricopeptide repeat-containing serine protease family protein: MKFYYSLTPALIGVSIAFVQPQNAFALSSAEVAKVAKAITVEISNPNGSGTGVIIKREGNNYTILTAKHVVEAQAKYEIVTPDGARYSLNYSTVKKLPQVDLAVVQFASNQNYPVAKIGNSDSSTEGTTAYVAGFPQISAAISSSIYNFTNGQITANASKPLRDGYALVYSNDTLAGMSGGPVLNDQGELIGIHGRSDTTENFKISDKNPNVIIKTGFNLGIPINTFLRLSAKTGADVGVSAPNTRTATAPKADDFYIQAGDKYKKGDLQGALADLNQAIKINPNFANAYNNRGVVRDELGDKQGAITDLNQAIKINPNFANAYNNRGNTHALLGDKQRAIADYNQAIKINPNLADAYNNRGLARAQLGDKQGAIEDYNQAIKINPNLALAYNNRGAIRFELGDKQAAITDYNQAIKINPNFAYAYKNRGTARDELGDKQGAIEDFNQAIKINPNYANAYFNRGFLRANLGDKQGAIADYQKAANLFQEQGDTNSYLDLMGWIKELQQ